A region from the Pelobates fuscus isolate aPelFus1 chromosome 1, aPelFus1.pri, whole genome shotgun sequence genome encodes:
- the TENT5C gene encoding terminal nucleotidyltransferase 5C — protein MADKETNRDCSSKSCSVLTWEQVSRLNSFLTEVVPIHGRGNFPTLKITLKDIVQTVRSKLEEVGVKVRHVRLNGSAASHVLVKDNGLGYKDLDLIFGVTLSSEAEFQRVKDVVIGSLLNFLPAGVNKEKISPVTLKEAYVQKLVKVFTDTDRWSLISLSNKDGRNIELKFVNSIRRQFEFSVDSFQIILDSLLFYHDCSENPMSEHFHPTVIGESMYGDFEAAFEHLRHKLIATKNPEEIRGGGLMKYSNLLVRDFKPADKEQIKSLERYMCSRFFIDFSDIFEQQRKLESYLQNHFIGEEKSKYDYLMILRKVVNESTVCLMGHERRQTLNLISLLALRVLAEQNIIPNATNVTCYYQPAPYVSDPNFSNYYIANSPVSYPTWLPCS, from the coding sequence ATGGCAGACAAAGAAACCAACAGAGACTGCTCTTCCAAGTCGTGCAGCGTCCTGACCTGGGAACAAGTCAGCCGTCTGAACAGCTTCCTCACTGAGGTGGTCCCAATACACGGACGTGGCAACTTCCCTACCTTAAAGATCACACTGAAGGACATTGTACAGACTGTGCGTAGCAAGCTGGAGGAGGTGGGAGTCAAAGTGCGCCATGTTCGACTGAACGGCTCTGCAGCAAGTCATGTCTTGGTTAAAGACAACGGCCTTGGTTACAAAGATCTGGACCTAATCTTTGGTGTGACTTTGTCTTCTGAGGCAGAATTTCAGCGCGTTAAGGATGTAGTGATCGGGTCACTGTTGAACTTCTTGCCTGCTGGGGTAAACAAAGAGAAAATCAGCCCTGTGACCCTCAAAGAGGCATATGTTCAAAAGCTGGTTAAGGTCTTTACTGACACAGACCGGTGGAGTCTAATCTCCCTGTCAAACAAAGACGGGAGAAACATTGAGCTCAAGTTTGTGAATTCCATCCGCCGCCAGTTTGAATTCAGCGTGGACTCCTTCCAGATTATCCTGGACTCTCTGCTGTTTTACCACGACTGCTCAGAAAACCCAATGTCTGAACACTTCCACCCAACTGTGATCGGTGAAAGCATGTACGGGGATTTTGAAGCTGCGTTTGAGCACCTCCGTCATAAGCTTATTGCTACCAAAAACCCAGAGGAGATCAGGGGTGGAGGACTAATGAAATACAGCAACCTTCTAGTCCGGGACTTTAAACCTGCAGACAAAGAGCAGATCAAATCTCTGGAACGCTACATGTGCTCCCGGTTCTTCATTGACTTCTCAGACATTTTTGAGCAGCAGCGAAAGCTGGAATCCTATCTCCAGAATCACTTCATTGGCGAGGAGAAAAGCAAATATGACTACTTAATGATCCTGCGCAAGGTGGTCAATGAAAGCACAGTGTGCCTTATGGGCCATGAACGCAGACAGACTCTGAACCTAATATCACTGTTGGCTCTCCGGGTGCTTGCTGAGCAAAACATCATACCAAACGCTACCAACGTCACCTGTTACTACCAACCTGCACCATATGTCAGCGACCCCAACTTCAGTAACTACTACATTGCCAACTCGCCAGTGTCCTACCCAACGTGGCTGCCATGTAGTTAG